ATGACGGCAACGTGCGCTCCATCAGTCGACCGGCTGAAGCTCTGTTCGGTTACGACAGCGACCAGGTCGCAGGCAAACCCTTCGCCTCGCTCTTCGCCATCGAGAGCCAGCGCGCGGCGGGAGACTATCTTGCAGGGCTCGCCGGCCACGGCGTCGCCAGCGTGCTGAACGACGGGCGCGAGGTGATCGGGCGCGAAGCGCAGGGACGCTTCATCCCGCTGTTCATGACGATCGGCCGCTTGCCCGGCAACACCGGCTACTGCGCGGTGTTGCGTGACATCACCCAATGGAAGCGCGCGGAAGAGGACCTGGTGCAGGCGCGGGCGCAGGCCGAGCGGACATCGTCCCAAAAATCCGATTTCCTGGCGCGGGTGAGCCACGAGATCCGCACGCCGCTCAACGCGATCATCGGTTTCTCGGAGCTGATGCTCGATGAAAAGTTCGGACCGGTCGCCAATGACCGCTATCGCGACTATCTCCGCGACATCAACCGGTCCGGCAACCATGTGCTGGATCTGGTCAATGACCTGCTCGACATTTCCAAGATCGAGGCCGGGCAGCAGGAGATGGATTACGAGGCCGTGGCCTTGAACGATGCGCTGGCGGAAACGGTGGCATTGATGCAGCCACAGGCTAACCGCGAGCGGGTCATCATCCGCTCGAGCTTCGCCTCAAAGCTGCCTGAGGTCGTCGCCGACCTCAGAAGCGTGCGCCAGATCGCACTGAACATCCTCTCCAATGCCGTCCGCTATACGCAGGCCGGCGGCCAGGTGATCGTGTCGACGGCGCACGAGCCCAACGGCGAGGTCGTCATGCGTGTGCGCGACACCGGTGTCGGCATGACCCAGGCCGAGATCGAGCAGGCGCTGAAACCTTTCAAGCAGGTCAATGCGCTGAAGCGTGCACGGGGCGATGGCACCGGCCTCGGCCTGCCGCTGACCAAAGCCATGGTCGAGGCGAACCGCGCGAAGTTCTCCATCTTCTCGACGCCCGGCGAAGGCACGCTGGTCGAGGTCGCCTTCCCCTCCACCCGCGTGCTGGCGGAGTGAGCGGCCACAAACGTGGAGCGCTCGTTCGGGCGTTTTCTCAGAAACTAGAGTAACTCATTGAAAAGCTGGGATGAAACTCCAGTTTAGAATTATTCTAAACATTTGAATTCATTGAGGTTTCACTTGACCCTCGCGCCGCTTGCGATCATAAGCCTCTCGTTTCTTGATAAGAAACGGAAGGTTTACGGCTCCACCGCCAAGGAGGGAATAATGAGACTCAACAGGCTTGCGCAGCTCGCGGCATTCGCCGCCGCCGGGGTCGCATCCACTGCCGCCCTCGCCGAGGGCACGGTCAACGTCTACACCTATCGGCAGCCGGAACTGATCAAGCCGGTTCTCGACGCCTTCACCAAGGAAACCGGAATTGCAACGCAGGTTCTGTTCCTCGACAAGGGCCTGGAGGAGCGGATCGCCTCGGAAGGCGAGAATTCGCCGGCCGACGTGATCATGACCGTCGACATCAGCCGCCTGACTGCCGCCAAGGAAAAGGGCATCACGCAGCCGCTCGTCGACGACGTCGTCAACAAGAACATTTCCGCGGAGTATCGCGATCCGGAAGGCCACTGGTTCGGCCTGACCAAGCGCGCCCGTGTTATCTACGCCTCCAAGGACCGCGTGACCCAGACGGAGATCACCTATGCGGAGCTGGCCGACCCGAAGTGGAAGGGCAAGATCTGCATGCGCTCCGGCCAGCACGACTACAATCTGGCGCTGTTCTCGGCGGCCATTGATCATTGGGGTCCGGAGAAGACCGAGGAGTGGATGAAGGGCCTGAAGGCCAACCTCGCCAAGAAGCCTGACGGCGGCGACCGTCCACAGGCGGGCGCGATCGCGGCCGGCGAGTGCGACATCGCGATCGGCAACACCTACTATGTCGGCCTGATGCGCAACAACGAGAAGGATCCCAAGGACAAGCAATGGGGCAACGCGATCAACGTGCTGTTCCCGACCTTCACCGAGACCGGCGGCACGCATGTCAACGTTTCGGGCGCGGCGCTCGCAAAGCATGCGCCGAACAAGGACAATGCGGTGAAGCTGATCGAATTCCTCTCCGGGCATGAGGCGCAGCAGATCTACGCCGAGAAGAACTACGAATATCCGGTCGAGCCGGGTCTGGAGCCGTCGTCGACCGTCAAGGAATTCGGCGAGCTGAAGGCCGACACGCTGTCTCTGGCCGACATCGCCAAGAACCGCAAGGCGGCGTCCGAGATGGTCGATCGCGTCGGGCTCGATGACGGCCCGAGCAGCTGATCGGATCCAACATAAGAAGCGCGAAGCCGGGCCGCAGGTCCGGCTTTTGCCGTTTGAAATGACCGAATGATGCAGACGACCGAACGCGCAGGTCTGGGCGGCATGGACGACCCGCATGCGGACCGGCGACCGCCGGCGCAGCGGCTCGTGCATCCCTGGTTGCTTTGCATCGCCATCCTCATTGCCGGGATCGTGCTGCTGCCGGTCATTTCGCTCGCGACCGTCGCGCTCACCGGTTCCGGCGAAGACTGGCCGCATCTCATCCGGAACGTCCTTCCCGGCGCGACCACAACGACGCTGGGGCTGCTGGCGATGGTGGCGGTCGGCACGGCGGTGGCGGGCGTCATTTCCGCCTGGTTGGTCGTCGCCTTCGACTTTCCCTTCAGGCGGACGATGTCGTGGGCGCTGGTCCTTCCCCTGGCCGTGCCGCCCTATCTGGCGGCCTACGCCTTCGCCGAGTTCTTCCACTACAGCGGGCCGGTGCAAAGCCTCGTGCGCGCCGTTTTCGGTTTCGAGACGATCCGGGACTACTGGTTTCCGGACGTCCGCTCGACCGGCGGCGCGGCGCTGGTGCTGACGTCCGTGCTCTATCCGTATGTCTACCTGACGACCCGCGTCGTTCTCCTGATGCAGGGGCGCAATATCGGCGACGTGGCGCGCACGCTCGGCGCACGCCCCGCCAAGGTCTTCCTGCGCGTGCTTCTGCCGGTGACGCGACCGGCGATCATCGCAGGCGTCGCGCTCGTCCTGATGGAGACCATCAACGACATCGGCGCATCAGAGTATCTTGGTGTTCGCACGCTGACCTTCGCGGTCTACTCGACGTGGCTCAACCGCGGCAGTCTCGAAGGTGGCGCGCAGGTCGCGCTGATCATCCTCGTGCTGGTGTTCGCCCTGCTGATGCTGGAGCAGCACAGCCGCAAGAGGCAGCGCTTCCACAACAGTCGCGGCACCCAGATCAAGGCGCATCATCCGCGCATCCCGCTCCACGGCCGGCGCGGCTGGACAGCGCTTGGCGTCACGCTGTCGCCGGTGCTTCTCGGCTTCGGCATCCCCCTCTTCGTCTTCGGTCAGTATGCGTCGCGGCGGATCGAACAGTTCGCCACGCCGGAACTCGGCGCGGCCTTCCTGACGTCGGTCGCCACATCGGCGGTCACCGCGGTGCTGACCGTCAGCCTCGCCCTGGTGCTGGTCAACGCCGTGCGCGTGGCGCGGTCCGGCGGGATGACGGCGCTGGTGCGGCTGGCTTCGGTCGGCTACGCGCTGCCGGGCGGTATATTGGGGCTTGGGCTGATCCTCGTGCTCACCCGCTTCGACAACGGCCTCGACGCGCTCATGCGGGTCGAGTTCGGCGTCTCTACCGGACTGCTCGTCTCCGGCAGCGCGGCTGCGGTCATCCTCGGCTGCACCATTCGTTTCCTGGCCCTCGCCGAAGGGGCGGTGCGCTCCGGCCTCGACAAGCTGCCCCCGCATCTCGACGAAGCGGCGCGCAGCCTCGGCAAATCGCCTACCGCAAGCGCGACGACCGTTTTGCTGCCCCTCCTCAAACCGGCAATCCTCACCGCCCTTGTGCTGGTGTTCGTCGATACGGTGAAAGAGCTTTCGGCCACCATCCTGCTCCGGCCGTTCGGCTTCGGCACATTGGCGACCTACGTCTACGAACAGGCCTCGCGGGGCGCGCCGGAGGACGGCGCCGCGGCGGCGCTGGTCATCATCCTGACGGCGATGGCTCCCGTGATCCTTTTGTCGGGGGCGCTGATGCGCGACCGCGAAGCCTCGATGTAGGGCGTTGCGCGCCGCCTGCCCGCCACATCCATCTCCCTCGCCGACCGCAAAGAAAAAAGGCGCCCCGAAGGGCGCCGCAAGTCGAGATGCTGTGACAAACGAAGCGGGCGAAACATTTTCGCCAAGCAAGGAATCCCTTGAACTCACGCACGACTATCGGGGCGATCCGTTACCAATTCCCTAACGGGACGCCTCGATGTTTATGAATGTGTATCACCTGTGAAGTCTCGGTAAATTCCGCGGATACCGTTCGTTAACGAAACGCCGCGCACCTACCTCGCAAGCTCCGGCAGGTCGCGGAACAGGTCGAGCGCTTCCGGATTGGCAAGCGCCTCCTGGTTCTTGACGGTGCGCCCGTGGACGACGTCGCGCACCGCGAGTTCGGTGATCTTGCCCGACTTCGTGCGCGGGATGTCCTTCACAGGAATGATCTTGGCCGGCACGTGGCGCGGGCTCGCGCCGCTGCGGATCTTCCGCTTGATCGTGTCTTCCAGCGCGGCGTCGAGCACGACGCCGTCGGCCAGCCGCACGAACAGGATCACCCGCACGTCGTTGTCAAAGTCCTGACCGATGCAGATCGCCTCCGCAACCTCCGGAAGCTGCTCGACCTGATTGTAGATCTCGGCAGTGCCGATGCGCACGCCACCAGGATTTAGCGTGGCGTCCGAGCGGCCGTGGATGACCATGCCGCCGTGCTCGGTCCATTCGGCGAAATCGCCGTGGCACCAGACATTGTCGAAACGCTCGAAATAGGCCGAGCGGTACTTTGCGCCGTCCGGATCGTTCCAGAACATGACCGGCATCGACGGAAAGGCCTTGATGCAGACCAGTTCGCCCTTGTCGCCGCGCACGGGCATGCCTTCATCGTCCCAGACGTCAACGGCCATACCGAGACCAGGCCCCTGGATCTCGCCCACCCAGACCGGTTCCGTCGGGACCCCCAGCACGAAGCATGCGGCGATGTCGGTTCCGCCCGAGATCGACGCCAAATGAACGTCCTCCTTGATGGCGTCATAGACGAAGCGAAAGCCTTCCGGCGCCAGCGGCGAACCGGTCGAGGAAATGGTTCGCACGGAAGCCAGGCTGTGCGTCTTCCTCGGCTCGAGACCGGACTTGCGTAGCGCATCGATGAATTTGGCCGAGGTGCCGAAATAGGTCATCTGCTCGGCATCCGCATAGTCGAACAGCACGTTGCCGTCCGGCGCGAAGGGCGAGCCGTCATAGAGAAGCAGCGTCGCGCCCGAGGCGAGACCCGACACCAGCCAGTTCCACATCATCCAGCCGCAGGTCGTGAAGTAGAAGAGGCGGTCGCCCTCCTTCAGGTCGGCGTGCAGCCGGTGCTCCTTTACGTGCTGCAGCAAGGTGCCTCCGGCCGAATGCACGATGCACTTCGGAATGCCTGTCGTGCCGGACGAGAACAGGATGTAGAGCGGATGCGAGAACGGCAGGCG
This portion of the Mesorhizobium shangrilense genome encodes:
- a CDS encoding ABC transporter permease, which encodes MDDPHADRRPPAQRLVHPWLLCIAILIAGIVLLPVISLATVALTGSGEDWPHLIRNVLPGATTTTLGLLAMVAVGTAVAGVISAWLVVAFDFPFRRTMSWALVLPLAVPPYLAAYAFAEFFHYSGPVQSLVRAVFGFETIRDYWFPDVRSTGGAALVLTSVLYPYVYLTTRVVLLMQGRNIGDVARTLGARPAKVFLRVLLPVTRPAIIAGVALVLMETINDIGASEYLGVRTLTFAVYSTWLNRGSLEGGAQVALIILVLVFALLMLEQHSRKRQRFHNSRGTQIKAHHPRIPLHGRRGWTALGVTLSPVLLGFGIPLFVFGQYASRRIEQFATPELGAAFLTSVATSAVTAVLTVSLALVLVNAVRVARSGGMTALVRLASVGYALPGGILGLGLILVLTRFDNGLDALMRVEFGVSTGLLVSGSAAAVILGCTIRFLALAEGAVRSGLDKLPPHLDEAARSLGKSPTASATTVLLPLLKPAILTALVLVFVDTVKELSATILLRPFGFGTLATYVYEQASRGAPEDGAAAALVIILTAMAPVILLSGALMRDREASM
- a CDS encoding Fe(3+) ABC transporter substrate-binding protein; translated protein: MRLNRLAQLAAFAAAGVASTAALAEGTVNVYTYRQPELIKPVLDAFTKETGIATQVLFLDKGLEERIASEGENSPADVIMTVDISRLTAAKEKGITQPLVDDVVNKNISAEYRDPEGHWFGLTKRARVIYASKDRVTQTEITYAELADPKWKGKICMRSGQHDYNLALFSAAIDHWGPEKTEEWMKGLKANLAKKPDGGDRPQAGAIAAGECDIAIGNTYYVGLMRNNEKDPKDKQWGNAINVLFPTFTETGGTHVNVSGAALAKHAPNKDNAVKLIEFLSGHEAQQIYAEKNYEYPVEPGLEPSSTVKEFGELKADTLSLADIAKNRKAASEMVDRVGLDDGPSS
- a CDS encoding acetoacetate--CoA ligase; translated protein: MSGMPLWRPTPQQIARTNLADFMARASAVSGLRIADYSELHRWSIEERADFWSLVWSYCGIVGERGERQLVDGDRMPGARFFPDAKLNFAENLLRKEGASDAIVFRGEDKATARFSWNELRALVSRLQQAFRAEGVKPGDRIAAMLPNMPETVAAMLAAASLGAVWSSCSPDFGEQGVLDRFGQIEPTIFVAVDGYWYNGKQVDVTAKVAKIAASLPGVRKTVIVDYLGKASEAAAAIPNAAALSDFVRPYAAKPVSFERLPFSHPLYILFSSGTTGIPKCIVHSAGGTLLQHVKEHRLHADLKEGDRLFYFTTCGWMMWNWLVSGLASGATLLLYDGSPFAPDGNVLFDYADAEQMTYFGTSAKFIDALRKSGLEPRKTHSLASVRTISSTGSPLAPEGFRFVYDAIKEDVHLASISGGTDIAACFVLGVPTEPVWVGEIQGPGLGMAVDVWDDEGMPVRGDKGELVCIKAFPSMPVMFWNDPDGAKYRSAYFERFDNVWCHGDFAEWTEHGGMVIHGRSDATLNPGGVRIGTAEIYNQVEQLPEVAEAICIGQDFDNDVRVILFVRLADGVVLDAALEDTIKRKIRSGASPRHVPAKIIPVKDIPRTKSGKITELAVRDVVHGRTVKNQEALANPEALDLFRDLPELAR